From a single Paramormyrops kingsleyae isolate MSU_618 chromosome 14, PKINGS_0.4, whole genome shotgun sequence genomic region:
- the zgc:112001 gene encoding ankyrin repeat domain-containing protein 9, whose amino-acid sequence MSTSRFGRLPAEDRGLHRRLLSFIYYQAIRDLHPVWKLEDMRTMETFYWDRQQRRRTYTPSEALLYAIVHDHQAYAQYLLSQYAEEALAMPSKYICSYPAAAPHLAMAVRYERKDILEIILRAVHKVPSLRSCLRRGDCFSLEDGKTPLHLACELLHLEMITLLLGNGASPQTEDGDGMTPVDLLLKKLRDAGSTAAGEKRLCLDNMILFMPKLRFNTKSSLEKDPAAWTKVLGEDRFNYLTGKSPGSLLLIAMQKVLQLLPSDRFPKSLQELAIPSSLKQLPVLHPVLPADFH is encoded by the coding sequence ATGTCTACGAGCAGGTTCGGCAGGCTGCCGGCCGAGGACAGAGGCTTGCACCGCAGACTGCTGTCCTTCATTTACTACCAAGCGATCCGGGACCTGCACCCGGTCTGGAAGCTGGAGGACATGAGGACTATGGAAACGTTTTACTGGGACAGGCAGCAGCGACGGAGGACCTACACCCCCTCGGAGGCTCTCCTCTACGCTATCGTGCATGACCACCAAGCCTATGCCCAGTACCTCCTCAGCCAGTACGCCGAGGAGGCTTTAGCTATGCCCAGTAAGTACATCTGCAGCTATCCGGCGGCGGCTCCGCACTTGGCCATGGCTGTCAGATACGAACGCAAGGATATTTTAGAGATCATCCTACGGGCGGTGCACAAGGTGCCCAGTCTGCGTTCCTGCCTGCGGCGTGGCGACTGCTTCAGTCTGGAGGACGGCAAGACGCCGCTGCATCTCGCCTGCGAGCTTCTTCACCTGGAGATGATCACCCTGCTGCTGGGAAACGGCGCCTCGCCGCAGACCGAGGACGGCGACGGCATGACGCCCGTGGACctgctgctgaagaagctgcgGGACGCCGGCAGTACCGCGGCGGGGGAGAAGCGCCTCTGTCTGGATAACATGATCCTGTTTATGCCCAAACTGCGTTTCAATACGAAGAGTTCCCTGGAGAAGGACCCCGCTGCCTGGACCAAGGTCTTGGGCGAGGATCGCTTCAACTACCTTACGGGGAAAAGCCCCGGATCGCTGCTCCTCATAGCTATGCAGAAGGTCTTGCAGCTGCTGCCCAGCGACAGGTTCCCCAAGAGTCTGCAGGAGCTTGCCATCCCCAGTTCCCTGAAGCAGCTGCCCGTCCTGCACCCGGTGCTCCCCGCAGACTTTCACTAG
- the glo1 gene encoding lactoylglutathione lyase: MSDQGLSNEAVAAACKDGPLMSKDFMMQQTMLRVKDPVKSLDFYTRILGMTLLQKFDFPSMRFSLYFMGFEDKNEIPVDVKERTAWTFSRRATIELTHNWGSESDTQTYHNGNSDPRGFGHLGIAVPDVDAACKFFEEQGVTFVKKPDDGKMKGLAFIQDPDGYWIEILSPNNMVSITS, from the exons ATGAGCGATCAGGGTCTCTCCAACGAAGCCGTGGCGGCTGCTTGCAAAGACGGACCCCTGATGAGTAAG GACTTCATGATGCAACAGACGATGCTGAGAGTGAAAGACCCAGTGAAATCGTTGGATTTCTACACGCGCATCCTGGGCATGAC tctgctgcagaaatTTGACTTCCCCTCCATGCGTTTCTCGCTGTACTTCATGGGCTTCGAGGACAAGAATGAGATCCCTGTGGACGTGAAGGAGAGGACGGCCTGGACCTTCTCTCGACGGGCCACCATCGAGCTGACGCA CAACTGGGGCTCAGAGTCTGACACCCAGACGTACCACAACGGGAACTCGGATCCCCGCGGCTTCG GACACCTCGGCATCGCGGTGCCAGACGTTGATGCCGCCTGCAAGTTCTTTGAGGAGCAGGGCGTcactttcgtgaagaaaccggATGATG GTAAAATGAAAGGTCTGGCATTCATACAAGATCCGGATGGTTATTGGATCGAGATCCTGAGCCCAAACAACATGGTCTCCATAACCAGCTAG
- the btbd9 gene encoding BTB/POZ domain-containing protein 9, with the protein MSNSHPLRPHGSVSEIDHVHLLSEQLGALVPGEDYSDVTFIVEEKRFPAHRVILAARCHFFRALLYGGMKESQPQAEVPLGDTRAEAFSMLLQYLYTGRASLSSAREETLLDFLGLAHRYGLQPLEDSVSEFLRTVLHTHNVCLVFDVASLYCLDTLSAACCAYMDRHAPEVLVSDGFLALSKTALLTVVRRDSFAATEKDIFLALSRWCRHNGESTAQEVMSAVRLPLMSLTEMLNVVRPSGLVTPDDLLDAIKMRSESRDMDLNYRGMLIPEENIATMKHGAQVVKGELKSALLDGDTQNYDLDHGFSRHPIEDEGRAGIQVKLGQASIINHIRILLWDRDSRSYSYYIEVSMDELDWVRVVDHSKFLCRSWQNLYFPARVCRYVRIVGTHNTVNKVFHLVAFECMFTHRPFTLEKGLLVASENVATVTACASVIEGVSRSRNALLNGDTRNYDWDSGYTCHQLGSGAIVIQLAQPYVISSLRLLLWDCDERSYSYYIELSTNQQQWLRVVDRTKVACRSWQTLTFEKQPACFIRIVGTHNTANEVFHCVHFECPAQLDVEVKEGSPGLGTPDPSSSPQLSQQPRPPRPSRTQNLAPLHSMSPQPSPSSSSSSSQSNH; encoded by the exons ATGAGTAACAGCCACCCCCTGCGACCCCACGGCTCCGTGTCGGAGATCGACCACGTGCACCTGCTGTCGGAGCAGCTGGGGGCCCTGGTGCCGGGTGAGGACTACAGCGATGTTACCTTCATCGTGGAGGAGAAGCGCTTTCCTGCGCACCGGGTGATTCTGGCCGCACGCTGTCACTTTTTCAG AGCTCTGCTTTATGGAGGCATGAAGGAGTCTCAGCCCCAGGCTGAGGTCCCACTGGGGGACACGCGGGCAGAGGCCTTTTCCATGCTGCTGCAGTACCTGTACACGGGCCGGGCCAGCCTGAGCTCGGCCCGCGAGGAGACGCTGCTGGACTTTCTGGGCCTGGCGCATCGCTACGGCTTGCAGCCACTGGAAGACTCTGTGTCGGAGTTCCTGCGCACCGTGCTGCACACCCACAACGTGTGCCTGGTGTTCGACGTGGCCAGCCTGTACTGCCTGGACACGCTCAGCGCCGCCTGCTGCGCGTACATGGACCGGCACGCCCCTGAGGTGCTGGTGTCCGACGGCTTCCTCGCCCTGTCCAAG ACGGCGCTTTTGACGGTGGTCCGCAGAGACTCCTTTGCCGCCACTGAGAAGGACATCTTCCTGGCGCTGAGCCGCTGGTGCCGGCACAACGGCGAGTCCACggcacaggaagtgatgtcggCGGTGCGGCTGCCTCTCATGAGCCTGACGGAGATGCTGAATGTGGTGCGGCCGTCTGGCCTCGTCACCCCCGACGACCTGCTGGACGCTATTAAGATGCGCTCCGAGAGCCGCGATATGGACCTCAACTACCGCGGCATGCTGA TCCCCGAGGAGAACATCGCCACCATGAAGCACGGTGCCCAGGTGGTGAAGGGCGAGCTGAAGTCGGCGCTCCTGGACGGCGACACGCAGAACTACGACCTGGACCATGGCTTCTCCCGGCACCCCATTGAGGACGAGGGCCGTGCCGGCATCCAGGTCAAGCTGGGCCAGGCTTCCATCATCAACCACATCCGCATCCTGTTGTGGGACCGGGACAGCCG GTCGTACTCGTACTACATCGAGGTGTCCATGGACGAGCTGGACTGGGTGCGTGTGGTGGACCACTCCAAGTTTCTGTGCCGCTCCTGGCAGAACCTCTACTTCCCGGCGCGTGTCTGCAG GTACGTGCGCATCGTGGGGACCCACAACACTGTCAACAAGGTCTTCCATCTGGTGGCCTTCGAATGCATGTTCACCCATCGGCCCTTCACGCTGGAGAAAGGGCTTCTGG TGGCCTCGGAGAACGTGGCCACCGTCACGGCCTGCGCCAGCGTCATTGAGGGCGTCAGCCGCAGCCGTAACGCGCTGCTCAACGGTGACACTCGCAACTACGACTGGGACTCGGGTTACACCTGCCACCAGCTGGGCTCCGGGGCCATCGTTATTCAGCTGGCCCAGCCCTACGTGATATCCTCACTCAG GCTGCTCCTGTGGGACTGTGACGAGCGAAGTTACAGCTACTACATCGAACTCTCCACCAATCAGCAGCAGTGGCTCCGGGTGGTGGACCGTACCAAGGTGGCGTGCAG GTCGTGGCAGACACTGACCTTCGAGAAGCAGCCCGCCTGCTTCATCCGCATCGTGGGAACGCACAACACGGCTAACGAG GTCTTCCACTGCGTCCACTTCGAGTGTCCGGCCCAGCTGGACGTGGAGGTGAAGGAGGGCAGCCCCGGGCTGGGCACCCCTGATCCCAGCTCCTCCCCCCAGCTGTCCcagcagccccgccccccacgcCCATCCCGCACCCAGAACCTGGCCCCCCTACACTCCATGTCCCCGCAGCCTTCCccgtcctcctcctcatcctcctcgcAGTCCAACCActga